A genomic window from Borreliella burgdorferi B31 includes:
- a CDS encoding type ISP restriction/modification enzyme has protein sequence MAPCFGYIFEILYSNIYRNIFYEHLQIDFPKIIFVKNTLIFKNSVNSEQS, from the coding sequence ATGGCTCCTTGCTTCGGTTATATTTTCGAGATTCTTTACTCAAATATTTATCGGAATATATTCTACGAGCACTTACAAATAGACTTTCCTAAAATCATTTTTGTAAAAAATACTTTAATATTTAAAAACTCAGTAAACTCGGAACAGAGCTGA